Proteins co-encoded in one Lynx canadensis isolate LIC74 chromosome C1, mLynCan4.pri.v2, whole genome shotgun sequence genomic window:
- the PHOSPHO2 gene encoding pyridoxal phosphate phosphatase PHOSPHO2, with translation MKILLVFDFDNTIIDDNSDTWIVQCAPEKKLPIELQDSYEKGFWTEFMGRVFKYLGDEGVREDEMKRAVTSMPFTLGMVELLDFIRKNKDKFDCIIISDSNSVFIDWVLEAAGFHDVFDKVFTNPAAFDSNGHLTVENYHAHSCSRCPKNLCKNVVLVEFIDKQSQQGVNYTRIVYIGDGGNDVCPVTFLKKSDVAMPRKGYTLQKTLSRMSQNLEPMESSVVVWSSGVEIISHLQFLIKE, from the coding sequence ATGAAAATTTTGCTCGTTTTTGACTTTGACAATACAATCATAGATGATAATAGTGACACCTGGATTGTACAGTGTGCTCCAGAGAAAAAGCTTCCTATTGAACTGCAAGATTCTTATGAAAAAGGATTTTGGACAGAATTTATGGGCAGAGTCTTTAAGTATTTGGGAGATGAAGGTGTAagagaagatgaaatgaaaagagcAGTGACATCAATGCCGTTCACTCTGGGGATGGTGGAACTTTTGGACTTTATAAGGAAGAACAAGGATAAATTTGACTGCATCATTATTTCAGATTCAAATTCAGTCTTCATAGATTGGGTTTTAGAAGCTGCCGGTTTTCATGATGTATTTGATAAAGTGTTTACAAATCCAGCAGCTTTTGATAGCAATGGTCATCTCACTGTGGAAAATTACCATGCTCATTCTTGCAGTAGGTGCCcaaaaaatctttgcaaaaacGTAGTTTTGGTAGAATTTATAGATAAACAGTCACAGCAGGGAGTGAATTATACACGAATTGTTTATATAGGTGATGGTGGAAATGATGTCTGTCcagtaacttttttaaagaagagtgatGTTGCCATGCCACGGAAAGGATATACTTTACAGAAAACTCTTTCCAGGATGTCTCAAAATCTTGAACCCATGGAATCTTCTGTTGTAGTTTGGTCTTCAGGTGTTGAAATAATTTCTCACTTACAATTTCTAATAAAGGAGTAA